From the Natrarchaeobaculum aegyptiacum genome, one window contains:
- the glmS gene encoding methylaspartate mutase subunit S: MTKTVILGVIGSDAHVVGITILERAFEAAGFDVVNLGVQTSQQDFADAAIDHDAEAVLVSSLYGHAKQDCEGFHELLLEEGLEDVTTYIGGNLAVGQDDFEETRRFFRNLGFDRVFDSETDPEEAIEALQADLDMRSSEDERERKTIEA; encoded by the coding sequence ATGACGAAGACAGTCATCCTCGGCGTGATCGGATCCGACGCCCACGTCGTCGGGATCACGATCCTGGAACGCGCGTTCGAGGCAGCCGGATTCGACGTCGTCAACCTCGGGGTCCAGACCTCCCAGCAGGATTTCGCCGACGCCGCGATCGACCACGACGCCGAGGCAGTACTCGTCTCGTCACTCTACGGCCACGCAAAACAGGACTGTGAGGGCTTCCACGAACTCCTCCTCGAGGAGGGGCTCGAGGACGTCACCACCTACATCGGTGGGAACCTCGCGGTCGGCCAGGACGACTTCGAGGAGACCCGACGTTTCTTCCGTAACCTCGGTTTCGACCGGGTCTTCGACTCCGAGACCGACCCCGAAGAGGCCATCGAGGCCCTCCAGGCCGACCTCGACATGCGCTCGAGCGAGGACGAACGCGAGCGCAAGACGATCGAGGCCTGA
- a CDS encoding universal stress protein has protein sequence MTSHVLVPVDDSEQSTKAIEFACREYPEAQITALHVVDPGDFYGATGIEGGTMANYDQIRKHHEDLAEQVLEDATETAATMDCDLETEQVIGSVSRSIVDYAADHDVDHVAIGSHGRTGASRILLGSVAETVARRSPVPVTIVR, from the coding sequence ATGACATCACACGTACTCGTCCCGGTCGACGATTCAGAGCAGTCTACCAAAGCCATCGAGTTCGCCTGCCGGGAGTATCCCGAGGCACAGATCACGGCGTTGCACGTGGTCGATCCGGGGGACTTCTACGGCGCAACAGGGATCGAGGGCGGCACGATGGCCAACTACGACCAGATCAGAAAACACCACGAAGACCTCGCCGAGCAGGTGCTCGAGGACGCAACCGAGACGGCGGCAACGATGGACTGTGACCTCGAGACCGAACAGGTGATCGGGAGCGTCTCACGGTCGATCGTCGACTACGCCGCAGACCACGACGTCGACCACGTTGCGATCGGGAGTCACGGCCGAACTGGCGCGAGTCGAATTCTCCTCGGAAGCGTCGCGGAAACGGTCGCCCGTCGGTCGCCGGTGCCGGTGACGATCGTTCGATAA